From Deferrisoma camini S3R1, the proteins below share one genomic window:
- a CDS encoding 3'-5' exonuclease, whose protein sequence is MATMIPEIPEGVEAFHTEGERRFYRFLQQVARPDREFVAWYTPDVGGREPDFVLFHPDLGLVVFEVKDWALHQIRRANPHGWVIEVTGREEARPNPLRQAREYKNQILERLRRERPLCLANDPHKVKVPVAAGVVFANINRHEYEEKGLDRVIPSGLSFFWDDLHPQGDLFTDPSGRKFRERLEASFRPLFPCRLTGREQGRVRQVRFPEVRIPAVRPPAPGEDRERLRLLDHNQESLARRWDGGHRIVAGPSGCGKTLVLVHRARFLRKYNPKVQRVLLVCYNVALVPYLKRLCVRQGLGLGPGGGVEVCHVFELCQRVVGEPVAFEKEEPGYYDLVVEEALGRLAEFPERYDAVLVDEGQDFSDAMLRLVVGLLNPDTDHLLIALDEHQDLYRRGGRARWSDLGIRARGRVHRLRTAYRSTEELAGFAGRFRGLETSAEPSPGATQLELFSGYLTAPGPDPALVRLPDPKAVVAFVAEAVAERVLKRGVPASEVAVLYPTKRPYDPEGPPLPKRLEQELLARGVLARWAAEDYRSKAGHDITIDSVTISTVHTAKGMDWSVVFVVGLDALEPGNRWSKEQLKNLAYVAITRARYELVVPYVTENGLVRRLRRSLG, encoded by the coding sequence ATGGCCACGATGATTCCGGAAATTCCGGAAGGGGTGGAGGCGTTCCACACCGAAGGGGAGCGGAGGTTCTACCGGTTTCTCCAGCAGGTGGCCCGGCCCGACAGGGAGTTCGTGGCTTGGTACACCCCGGACGTGGGCGGCCGGGAGCCGGACTTCGTGCTCTTTCACCCCGATCTCGGGCTCGTGGTGTTCGAGGTCAAGGACTGGGCCCTTCATCAGATTCGCAGGGCCAACCCCCACGGCTGGGTGATCGAGGTGACCGGCCGGGAGGAGGCCCGGCCGAACCCCCTGCGCCAGGCCCGGGAGTACAAGAACCAGATCCTGGAGCGGCTGCGGCGGGAACGCCCCCTGTGCCTGGCCAACGACCCGCACAAGGTGAAGGTGCCGGTGGCGGCCGGGGTGGTGTTCGCGAACATCAACCGCCACGAGTACGAGGAGAAGGGGCTCGACCGGGTGATCCCGTCGGGCCTTTCGTTTTTCTGGGACGACCTCCACCCCCAGGGCGATCTGTTCACCGACCCGTCGGGCCGCAAGTTCCGCGAGCGGCTCGAGGCGTCGTTCCGGCCGCTCTTCCCCTGTCGGCTCACGGGCCGCGAGCAGGGCCGGGTGCGGCAGGTCCGTTTCCCCGAGGTGCGGATTCCGGCCGTGCGGCCGCCCGCGCCCGGGGAGGACCGGGAGCGGCTTCGGCTCCTCGACCACAACCAGGAGAGCCTGGCCCGGCGGTGGGACGGCGGCCACCGGATCGTGGCGGGGCCTTCCGGCTGCGGCAAGACCCTGGTCCTCGTCCACCGGGCCCGGTTCCTGCGGAAGTACAACCCCAAGGTCCAGCGGGTTCTCCTGGTCTGCTACAACGTGGCCCTCGTGCCGTACCTGAAGCGGCTGTGCGTTCGCCAGGGGCTGGGGCTGGGGCCGGGCGGCGGGGTCGAGGTGTGCCACGTGTTCGAGCTGTGTCAGCGGGTGGTGGGGGAGCCGGTCGCGTTCGAGAAGGAGGAGCCAGGGTACTACGATCTGGTGGTCGAGGAGGCGCTCGGGCGGCTGGCGGAGTTTCCGGAGCGCTACGATGCGGTGCTGGTGGACGAGGGCCAGGATTTCTCGGATGCCATGCTCCGCCTGGTGGTGGGGCTTTTGAACCCGGACACGGATCATCTGCTCATCGCCCTGGACGAGCATCAGGACCTGTACCGGCGGGGCGGCCGGGCGCGGTGGTCGGATCTGGGAATCCGGGCCCGGGGCCGGGTTCACCGCCTGCGCACGGCCTACCGGAGCACCGAGGAGCTCGCTGGCTTTGCCGGGCGGTTTCGGGGCCTCGAGACGTCGGCCGAGCCCAGCCCCGGCGCGACCCAGTTGGAGCTCTTTTCGGGGTATCTCACGGCCCCCGGGCCCGATCCGGCCCTCGTTCGGCTCCCAGACCCGAAGGCGGTGGTGGCGTTCGTGGCCGAGGCGGTGGCCGAGCGGGTCCTGAAAAGGGGGGTGCCCGCCTCGGAGGTGGCGGTGCTCTACCCCACGAAGCGCCCCTACGACCCGGAGGGGCCGCCCCTTCCCAAGAGGCTGGAGCAGGAGCTCCTGGCCCGGGGCGTGCTGGCCCGGTGGGCTGCGGAGGACTACCGGAGCAAGGCGGGCCACGACATCACCATCGACTCGGTCACCATCTCCACCGTGCACACGGCCAAGGGCATGGACTGGTCGGTGGTGTTCGTGGTGGGGCTCGACGCCCTGGAGCCGGGGAACCGGTGGAGCAAGGAGCAGCTCAAGAACCTCGCCTACGTGGCGATCACCCGGGCCCGGTACGAGCTGGTGGTCCCGTACGTGACCGAGAACGGCCTCGTCCGGAGGCTTCGGAGGAGCCTGGGGTGA
- a CDS encoding ATP-binding protein translates to MIWTETHARVLSRAFETVLGRPQEGTIAFARFLTPHVVEQLARDRRFQPAGWSVYRVADENDPDDRTVEADRAVELRETKRETTLLLVDTSRAGAGMDGIYSAAKEVEEAGLFREAVRQVAAQLTRSQSSAARRYAERAIQKARSRGRFSVSRWAEFDFFARAVAEGVHPGALLHLLGLWPVQVDEPADPDADLAISRKFVDELIGRETAGRSPVQRIQSLRLLDPTPKQLADLERFVTSAATKPLLAAVGELADLPHLWVNALRLEISAEGVRETELVPWRNRSGKLSKWSGLREQGDGDPPAFVLDPEAERSGNYSTLEVRWRARPVDLPKGAAEYTVQVVSDLDEEIASRTVRHAARREEKCRFSNDDFAALGDDAVVNARVRVAVVGNDDVEPQETEEFVIRWGEVSAESKTASGKRVRTLSEGAVELADRDDVTTLAARADAYSQDRKGYVLLQTGKGGKRFRVYRPPLIREAEEDWFSRQGHPGRWLVRVRESGVRVGSPEFVPLEPDGGGASQEWLAVWERVVAASRRFADRVAVTQGAVGQIYDDASQGFGQVVEYLNAWAALLNHEETPPAFALTQTVEVQSLSGRTLGVVVLPAHPLRVAWHVGYDALVLFTRYVEGASPKSIRDEFKLLDGAMFPPFLPGPAAGRSFVFADNLGFHAVGMVADDDEEPKAALAVLNRALGESDANDTTPTVGQQSAHILGVEIQKYLECHEPPRVMHVHALRPGDGLTVVRALGRVQGAGGELQETEAEPTEGMERRSVAFVLELYPSQAQRGVAGRFLLELRERRRSGAGRIEDSDRWVFDSVSLPGGGLMPKLRWARRDVSVPDRAAHIGVAFDTFQSKVVAGAERRRRPLFAFGLLSFFDRTYTGKPTPQWEGAVPAEVEGEKHPSERVHSERLTRLLQGVLRCVARNLGKSDGDPVLRTQISPEKAEQLQQIHKLCDWVITLDRNAGIEYFDSPRDHKDIYDAYVIDCVPEREDLGCLQLITSTSNLDEVRNLLDGALDQMGLSRSRRNAEFLMENLKALSGRLAIRLTGQKAPTVELVALAMSHANCRRSAGDSPCWVSLERGFLIPVDDVADLLPPLQGQGGTEVDRLTRPDLIYVSVLPRKGLVFQFVEVKYRRHLRAARNPELLQTIRGQVEGLRSRWMNWYGAQDVPAAFRALRRAKLARVLRFYADKARRHYLPKDTYRLAVSEIDKMVERGGDYSFSDQRMPGLGWVFCPEYQGGHPLEITPAGWETRIFLFGPSVLPDSAFSEATARGRADDPVTDGRVGGLSISHIPKVGVSGVGVDGIPAGNRIPPDAEVPVAPAAPPDRREGAVPAPERRGPGQNVAPAICLGADAWSGAEVRWPVTVKGNPHLLLAGLPGMGKTTCLLNICKQMLDAGIRPIVFSYHQDIDERLQAAVGGVRFVDFSGLGFNPLQVVDRDSPMGYLDVAGAVRDIFLAIYPELGDIQGERIRRAVKESFLEAGWDQQTDRGEDLVEPPFRRFVEILRAEPRQDRGLKTLLARLEELDDYGFFDLAEHQQSLWESSAPVVIRIHSTQNENLQKAFASLVFYGLYKDMFKRGVKDRITHAIVFDEAHRAARLKLIPTMAKECRKYGISLVLASQEAKDFHASLFSAVANYLVLRLTEADAKALVRNVASSDQERTLIDKIKQMPRFRALYFAEGKTRPSTVDLLPWPDHLPEGDMPPVPDAPEPIHPNGAAVVAESGTALVCFADAPRTPGRDSCLKEYEGRFKRLRTDVKKAHYPPGTSHRAPHKPLLLLSIIDLVEQGDLKDNFIEPSQRLAERFSKYWSLVMPNEREGNLAYPFFHLRNEGFWHLIPVEGMEEALQDLPRIRSIAELTKFARGARLDPELFECMRDPVGRESLRRTLVSTYFAPELCEKLLAAVSG, encoded by the coding sequence ATGATCTGGACTGAAACCCACGCGCGGGTCCTGAGCCGTGCTTTCGAGACCGTGCTGGGTCGGCCGCAGGAAGGCACGATCGCGTTCGCGCGCTTTCTGACGCCCCACGTCGTGGAGCAGTTGGCTCGGGATCGCCGGTTCCAGCCGGCGGGTTGGTCGGTGTACCGGGTGGCGGACGAAAACGATCCGGACGACCGCACGGTGGAGGCGGATCGGGCGGTAGAGTTGCGGGAAACGAAACGGGAAACCACTCTCCTCCTTGTGGATACCTCGCGAGCCGGAGCGGGGATGGATGGCATCTACAGCGCCGCGAAGGAGGTGGAGGAAGCCGGCCTTTTCCGGGAGGCTGTGCGGCAGGTTGCGGCACAGCTCACCAGGAGCCAGTCCAGCGCCGCTCGTAGGTATGCGGAGCGCGCCATCCAAAAGGCGCGGTCACGGGGGCGGTTCAGTGTGTCGCGCTGGGCCGAGTTCGATTTTTTCGCCCGGGCCGTTGCCGAAGGCGTTCACCCCGGGGCGCTCTTGCACTTGCTCGGCCTCTGGCCCGTCCAGGTGGACGAGCCCGCGGATCCGGATGCGGATCTCGCCATCTCTCGGAAGTTTGTGGACGAACTGATCGGGAGAGAGACGGCCGGCCGTTCGCCGGTGCAGCGGATCCAGTCGCTACGGCTTCTTGATCCGACCCCAAAACAGCTCGCAGACCTGGAACGGTTTGTGACGTCGGCCGCCACGAAGCCTCTGCTGGCCGCGGTGGGAGAGCTGGCCGACCTCCCGCACCTGTGGGTCAACGCGCTTCGTCTCGAGATATCGGCGGAGGGGGTGCGGGAGACCGAGTTGGTGCCCTGGCGCAATCGCTCGGGAAAGCTGTCCAAGTGGTCCGGCTTGCGGGAGCAGGGGGACGGCGATCCGCCCGCCTTTGTCTTGGACCCGGAAGCGGAACGCAGCGGGAACTATTCGACCTTGGAAGTGCGCTGGCGGGCCAGGCCCGTGGATTTGCCCAAAGGGGCCGCCGAGTACACGGTGCAGGTTGTGAGCGATCTGGATGAGGAAATCGCCTCTCGGACCGTGAGACACGCCGCCAGGAGGGAGGAGAAGTGCCGGTTTTCGAACGATGATTTTGCGGCACTGGGCGACGACGCGGTGGTGAACGCCCGCGTGCGCGTTGCGGTAGTGGGGAACGACGACGTGGAACCCCAGGAAACGGAAGAGTTCGTCATTCGGTGGGGGGAGGTTTCCGCCGAGTCCAAGACGGCCTCCGGCAAGAGGGTGCGAACCCTCAGCGAAGGGGCCGTCGAGCTCGCAGACAGGGACGACGTGACCACTTTGGCCGCGCGAGCAGACGCTTACTCCCAGGATAGAAAGGGGTATGTGCTCCTGCAGACCGGCAAGGGGGGGAAGCGTTTTCGCGTCTATCGACCCCCTCTTATCCGGGAAGCGGAAGAGGATTGGTTTTCCCGGCAAGGACACCCCGGGAGATGGCTAGTTCGAGTGCGCGAATCGGGCGTCCGGGTGGGCTCTCCGGAGTTCGTCCCCTTGGAGCCCGATGGGGGAGGAGCTTCCCAGGAATGGCTCGCTGTGTGGGAACGTGTAGTTGCTGCAAGTCGACGGTTCGCCGACCGGGTTGCCGTGACCCAAGGTGCGGTGGGGCAGATTTACGATGACGCGAGCCAGGGATTCGGGCAGGTCGTGGAGTATCTTAATGCCTGGGCCGCGCTCCTGAACCACGAGGAAACCCCTCCCGCGTTTGCGCTTACCCAAACCGTAGAGGTGCAGTCCCTTTCGGGCCGCACGCTCGGAGTCGTTGTTCTGCCGGCCCATCCTCTCCGGGTGGCCTGGCACGTGGGCTACGACGCTCTTGTTCTGTTCACGCGATACGTGGAGGGTGCGTCCCCGAAGTCGATCCGGGACGAGTTCAAGCTCTTGGATGGCGCGATGTTCCCTCCGTTCCTCCCGGGGCCGGCAGCGGGTAGGTCATTCGTTTTCGCGGATAACCTCGGCTTCCATGCGGTCGGCATGGTTGCCGACGACGACGAGGAACCGAAGGCGGCGCTGGCCGTTCTGAACCGGGCATTGGGGGAGAGCGACGCGAATGACACGACGCCGACCGTGGGGCAGCAAAGTGCCCACATCTTGGGTGTCGAGATCCAGAAGTATCTGGAATGCCATGAACCACCCCGCGTGATGCATGTGCACGCGCTGCGCCCGGGCGACGGGTTGACCGTGGTCCGGGCTTTGGGCCGCGTGCAGGGGGCCGGTGGGGAGTTGCAGGAGACGGAGGCCGAACCCACGGAGGGAATGGAGCGGAGGTCCGTTGCATTTGTCTTGGAACTGTATCCGTCCCAAGCGCAACGGGGAGTTGCCGGCCGCTTTCTTTTGGAGTTGCGCGAGCGCAGGCGCTCCGGGGCAGGCAGGATTGAAGATTCGGACCGATGGGTCTTCGATTCGGTGAGCCTGCCTGGAGGGGGGCTGATGCCGAAGCTGCGGTGGGCGCGCCGGGATGTCTCGGTTCCGGATAGGGCGGCGCACATCGGGGTGGCGTTCGATACGTTCCAGTCGAAGGTAGTGGCCGGAGCTGAACGCAGGCGTCGACCGCTATTCGCTTTCGGCCTACTTTCGTTCTTCGATCGAACGTACACGGGCAAACCGACCCCGCAGTGGGAGGGGGCCGTACCGGCGGAGGTGGAAGGGGAGAAACACCCGTCGGAGCGGGTGCATTCCGAGCGCTTGACAAGACTCCTCCAAGGGGTTTTGCGCTGCGTGGCCCGCAATCTCGGGAAGTCGGACGGCGATCCCGTCTTGCGCACCCAGATCAGCCCGGAAAAGGCGGAGCAGCTTCAACAAATTCATAAGCTCTGTGACTGGGTGATTACGCTCGATCGAAATGCTGGCATAGAGTACTTCGACTCTCCTCGGGATCACAAAGACATCTACGACGCATACGTCATCGATTGTGTTCCAGAACGGGAAGACCTGGGTTGCCTGCAGCTGATAACTTCTACTTCGAACCTTGATGAAGTGAGAAACCTGTTAGACGGCGCCCTAGACCAGATGGGCCTCAGCAGGAGTAGGCGAAATGCCGAGTTCCTGATGGAGAACCTTAAGGCTTTGAGCGGGCGCCTAGCGATCCGATTGACGGGGCAAAAGGCGCCCACCGTGGAACTGGTGGCGCTGGCTATGAGCCACGCAAACTGCCGACGGTCCGCAGGCGATAGTCCGTGCTGGGTGTCCCTGGAAAGGGGGTTCTTGATCCCCGTGGATGACGTGGCTGACCTGCTACCGCCCCTCCAAGGGCAGGGCGGGACAGAGGTTGACCGGTTGACGCGACCGGATCTGATCTATGTCTCTGTGCTGCCCCGGAAGGGGTTGGTGTTCCAGTTCGTCGAGGTGAAGTATCGCCGGCACCTGCGGGCGGCGCGAAATCCCGAGCTCTTGCAGACGATACGGGGGCAGGTGGAGGGCCTTCGGTCGCGGTGGATGAACTGGTATGGTGCGCAAGACGTGCCAGCGGCATTTCGGGCGCTTCGCCGCGCGAAGCTTGCGCGCGTGCTTCGGTTCTATGCGGACAAGGCTCGAAGGCACTACCTTCCTAAGGATACGTACCGATTGGCGGTGAGCGAGATTGACAAGATGGTAGAGAGGGGGGGCGATTATTCCTTTTCGGATCAACGGATGCCGGGCCTCGGATGGGTCTTTTGCCCGGAGTATCAGGGGGGGCACCCCCTGGAGATCACGCCGGCCGGTTGGGAGACAAGAATCTTTCTGTTCGGGCCCTCGGTGTTGCCGGATTCCGCTTTTTCTGAAGCAACCGCGAGGGGAAGGGCGGATGATCCGGTCACTGACGGCCGGGTGGGCGGGTTGTCCATCTCGCATATCCCGAAAGTTGGGGTGTCCGGGGTTGGGGTCGACGGCATCCCCGCCGGGAACCGAATACCGCCGGATGCAGAGGTTCCCGTCGCTCCTGCGGCTCCCCCTGACAGGCGGGAAGGGGCGGTGCCCGCACCGGAACGTAGGGGGCCGGGCCAAAACGTCGCTCCTGCAATTTGTCTGGGAGCGGACGCGTGGTCGGGCGCGGAGGTGCGTTGGCCGGTTACGGTGAAAGGGAATCCCCATTTGCTACTGGCCGGTTTGCCGGGAATGGGGAAGACGACTTGTCTGCTCAACATCTGCAAACAGATGCTGGACGCCGGGATCCGGCCGATCGTGTTTTCCTATCACCAAGACATAGACGAGAGACTACAAGCCGCTGTGGGAGGGGTACGCTTCGTCGATTTCTCGGGCCTCGGGTTCAACCCCCTTCAGGTGGTCGACCGCGATTCCCCCATGGGGTATCTCGATGTGGCCGGGGCCGTGCGGGACATTTTCCTTGCCATCTATCCCGAGTTGGGTGACATCCAGGGGGAACGGATACGGAGAGCGGTGAAGGAGAGCTTTTTGGAGGCCGGATGGGACCAGCAGACGGACCGCGGAGAGGATCTTGTTGAGCCACCATTTCGTCGGTTTGTCGAGATCCTTCGCGCGGAACCCAGGCAGGATAGGGGGTTGAAGACTCTTTTGGCCCGTCTGGAGGAACTCGACGACTATGGCTTTTTTGATCTAGCTGAACATCAACAAAGCCTTTGGGAGAGTAGCGCGCCGGTAGTGATTCGCATTCACTCGACGCAAAATGAGAATCTGCAAAAAGCGTTCGCGTCTTTGGTTTTCTACGGGCTGTACAAAGACATGTTCAAGAGGGGGGTGAAAGATCGCATCACGCACGCGATCGTTTTTGATGAAGCGCACAGGGCCGCCAGGTTGAAGTTGATACCAACCATGGCGAAGGAGTGTCGCAAGTATGGAATATCCCTTGTTTTGGCATCGCAGGAGGCAAAAGATTTTCACGCTTCCCTTTTTTCTGCTGTGGCCAACTACCTCGTGCTGAGATTGACAGAAGCAGACGCAAAGGCACTCGTGCGCAATGTGGCGAGTTCCGATCAGGAAAGGACTCTGATTGACAAGATAAAGCAAATGCCCCGGTTCAGGGCCCTGTATTTCGCTGAAGGCAAGACGCGGCCATCGACCGTCGATTTGCTGCCTTGGCCCGATCATCTTCCAGAGGGGGATATGCCTCCCGTTCCCGATGCGCCGGAACCGATTCACCCTAACGGGGCAGCAGTTGTCGCCGAATCGGGTACCGCTTTGGTGTGTTTCGCCGACGCGCCGAGGACACCGGGGCGCGACAGTTGCCTGAAAGAATACGAAGGTAGGTTCAAGAGGTTGAGGACAGATGTGAAAAAGGCTCATTACCCTCCCGGCACTTCCCACCGAGCCCCACACAAACCATTGCTGCTTTTGTCTATAATAGATCTTGTCGAGCAAGGAGATTTAAAAGATAACTTTATTGAGCCGTCCCAGCGGCTAGCCGAGCGGTTTAGCAAATACTGGTCGCTGGTTATGCCGAATGAGAGAGAAGGAAACCTGGCGTATCCGTTCTTCCATCTTCGAAACGAAGGGTTCTGGCATCTGATCCCTGTGGAGGGAATGGAAGAGGCTCTCCAAGATCTACCAAGAATCCGTTCTATTGCGGAACTCACTAAGTTCGCTCGGGGCGCACGGCTGGACCCGGAACTCTTCGAATGCATGCGTGACCCAGTGGGGAGGGAATCGCTTCGCAGAACGTTAGTTTCGACCTATTTTGCCCCGGAGTTGTGCGAGAAGCTCTTGGCAGCGGTATCGGGCTAG